In Alcaligenes faecalis, the sequence AGTGCCAGCTCTCCTTCGGGGCTGCCCAGGCGCTCGAAGGTCAAGGCAGCATCGTTGGCAATTTGCATGGCGCGCGGATCGGCCAGACCGATATCCTCCCAAGCCATGCGTATGATACGGCGCGACAAATAACGGGCGTCTGCCCCACCGTCCAGCATCCGGGTCAACCAATACAAGGCCGCATCCGGGTTGGAGCCACGCACCGACTTATGCAAAGCAGAAATCTGGTCGTAGAAATTGTCGCCCCCCTTGTCAAAACGCCGTGAGTTCAAAGTCAGCGCGTTTTGCAGGAAGTCTGTCGTGACCAGCTCGGTGCCGGAGGTCTTGGCGGCCGTATTGGTCTGTTCCAGCAGGTTCAAGAAGCGGCGGGCATCGCCATCGGCATAGCCGATCAGGGTGTCAACGGCTTGATCCTCAAACTCCAGACCATCCAGCGCGTTCTGCTCCTGTACTCGGCGCAGCAACAACTTCAGCTCATCATCCGTCAAAGACTTGAGCACATAGACCTGTGCCCGCGACAGCAAGGCCGAATTGACCTCGAACGACGGGTTTTCTGTGGTGGCACCAATAAAGGTCACCAAGCCGCTTTCAGCATAAGGGAGCAGCGCGTCTTGCTGGGACTTGTTGAAGCGATGTATCTCGTCCACAAACAGGATGGTGTGCTTGCCCATGGCCAGATTCTGCTGGGCCTGCTCCATGGCAGCACGAATATCTTTCACACCCGAAAAAACGGCGGACAAGGCGATGAACTCGCACTCGAATGCACTGGCCGTCAAACGCGCCAGCGTGGTTTTACCCACACCCGGCGGCCCCCAGAAAATCATGGAATGCGGTTTTCCGGACTGAAAAGCCAAACGTAGTGGCTTGCCCTCGCCCAACAGGTGAGACTGCCCCACCACCTGATCCAGAGTTTTGGGGCGCAGTGCTTCGGCTAAGGGTGCGGAGGGTTCTTGAGCGAACAAATCACGCATGGCGATCGCCCTTCCTAAAATGGCAAGACCTGGCCAAACGAGCCAGGTCTGTATTGAAAACTTGATTTGCTGGAGTCAGCAAGAGGCTAACCCCGGCTATCTCTGCGCAAGAACAGATTGCGCCTCAAGGCATGGAGACAACATCAACCCCGGCAGGTGCCTTGAATGTAAAAGTGCCCAAGGTAATACGGGGATTAGGGTCCAGATTGGTGAAGTCGATATAGGTAGTTTGCCCAAACGAATCCTGCAATTCCAGACGACGCGGCTCACGACCTTTGAAGCCGATATCCACGTAAGAGAAACCCGCATCACTTTGCAAAGGCGTTGCCCGGATCCACTCCAAGCCATCTCGTGCATCTTGCTCGGCCAGGCGGAAGGACTCTTCCAGATTGCCCGTGCCAAACAGGATCGCGGCAGGCGAAGCGCCAATGGATTGATCCACACCGCGCTCGGTGACCTGGGCCAGATCCGGGTCGTATTGGTAAAGCACCTTGCCGTCCGACACAATCAACTGCTCATAAGGACGTTGCACATGCCATTTGAACTGGCCGGGGCGCTGAAACACGAATTGCCCGGATTGCGGTGCCCCTTTGGACTGGCCGTTGCTATCGACCGTACGCTGGGAAAACTCGCCTTTTGCAGCACGTACATCCTGCACAAAAGAGCGCAATTGTTCGCTGGCCGAAGCGGCCATGGTCAAGGCAGGTATAGCGGCCAGCAGCATGCTGACCAGCAGTGTCTTAATCTTCATCTTTGGCACCTCCTGCGGGGACCAGAATTTCGCGGTTACCGTTGGGCTGCATGGCCGATACCAAACCAGCCTGCTCCATTTGTTCCAGCAGTCGGGCTGCCCGGTTGTAACCGATACGCAAATGACGCTGCACCGAGGAAATCGAAGCGCGGCGATTCTTGATAATGACTTGAACGGCCTGGTCGTACAGCGGGTCTGCTTCAGCATCTGCCATGCCGGTCGCCGGATTGACGCCATCAGCCGATTCGCCTTCGATAGCACCTTCCAGCAGGCCCTCGATGTAATCGGGCTCGCCATGTTCTTTCAGGTGCTCAACCACGCGGTGAACTTCCTCATCGCTGACAAAAGCGCCGTGCACCCGTTTGGGCAAACCTGTACCGGGAGGCAAATAGAGCATATCGCCCATGCCCAACAGGGTTTCCGCCCCCATCTGATCCAGAATGGTGCGCGAGTCGATCTTGGAGGACACCTGGAAAGCGATACGGGTTGGAATGTTCGCCTTGATCAGACCCGTAATGACATCCACGCTAGGACGCTGCGTCGCCAGAATCAGGTGAATACCAGCCGCACGAGCCTTCTGGGCCAAACGGGCAATCAACTCTTCGATCTTCTTGCCCTGCACCATCATCAGGTCAGCCAGCTCGTCAATGATGACGACGATCATGGGCAGAACGGACAACGGCTCGGGAGCATCCGGCGTCAAGGAGAAAGGATTGGGGATAGGCTCTTCACGCTTTTGCGCTTCGCGTATCTTGGCGTTGTAACCGGCCAGATTGCGCACGCCCAGCTTGCTCATCAAGCGGTAGCGTTTTTCCATTTCGGCCACACACCAGTTCAAGGCGTTGGACGCCAAACGCATGTCCGTGACCACCGGAGCCAGCAAATGAGGAATGCCTTCATAGACACTCATTTCCAGCATCTTGGGGTCGATCAGAATCAGGCGCACATCTGCCGGGTCTGCCTTGTACAGCAGCGACAGAATCATGGCGTTAATCCCCACGGACTTACCGGAGCCGGTTGTACCAGCCACCAGCAGGTGAGGCATCTTGGCCAGATCCGCGACCACGGGTTTGCCGGCAATATCCTTGCCCAACGCCATGGTCAGCAAAGAAGCACTGCTGTGATAGGTTTGCGAGCCAACGATTTCTTCCAGACGCACCATTTGGCGACGGGGGTTGGGCAGCTCCAGGCC encodes:
- a CDS encoding replication-associated recombination protein A, translated to MRDLFAQEPSAPLAEALRPKTLDQVVGQSHLLGEGKPLRLAFQSGKPHSMIFWGPPGVGKTTLARLTASAFECEFIALSAVFSGVKDIRAAMEQAQQNLAMGKHTILFVDEIHRFNKSQQDALLPYAESGLVTFIGATTENPSFEVNSALLSRAQVYVLKSLTDDELKLLLRRVQEQNALDGLEFEDQAVDTLIGYADGDARRFLNLLEQTNTAAKTSGTELVTTDFLQNALTLNSRRFDKGGDNFYDQISALHKSVRGSNPDAALYWLTRMLDGGADARYLSRRIIRMAWEDIGLADPRAMQIANDAALTFERLGSPEGELALGQAVIYLAIAAKSNAGYMAYNQARAFVKQDKSREVPVHLRNAPTKLMKELGHGHAYRYAHDEPNAYAAGETYLPDGIPDPHWYQPVPRGLEIKIAEKMERLRQLDEQAGKKDT
- the lolA gene encoding outer membrane lipoprotein chaperone LolA, yielding MKIKTLLVSMLLAAIPALTMAASASEQLRSFVQDVRAAKGEFSQRTVDSNGQSKGAPQSGQFVFQRPGQFKWHVQRPYEQLIVSDGKVLYQYDPDLAQVTERGVDQSIGASPAAILFGTGNLEESFRLAEQDARDGLEWIRATPLQSDAGFSYVDIGFKGREPRRLELQDSFGQTTYIDFTNLDPNPRITLGTFTFKAPAGVDVVSMP
- a CDS encoding DNA translocase FtsK: MARIPATSPRSSRSSKNVRNGPSALQQRLTGLLREARWIIFAALAAWLGLVLATWDPGDPGWSHSVHSGLTQNGGGIFGAHIADFLLFLFGLTAWLWVVLLVQRVAVGFYRLTALLLPSTKNEDVLPRVRWEIGIGFFFLFLGSMGLESLFFKDLGQQWQLPAGAGGQLGQLLSQLLVTSIGFGGATLVLMGLLAGGASLFFGFSWLTLAERLGGFIEGAIRRVMTLWSARQDRRVGEVKRAERTESVVAKQEQLVHEQPVRIEPAFVAVPKSERVEKEKQQTLFKAPRQAGEAGDLPPLSLLDPASDNVETVSPETIEFTSRLIEKKLSDFGVSVTVVTAQAGPVITRYEIEPATGVKGSQIVNLAKDLARALSLVSIRVVETIPGKNLMGLELPNPRRQMVRLEEIVGSQTYHSSASLLTMALGKDIAGKPVVADLAKMPHLLVAGTTGSGKSVGINAMILSLLYKADPADVRLILIDPKMLEMSVYEGIPHLLAPVVTDMRLASNALNWCVAEMEKRYRLMSKLGVRNLAGYNAKIREAQKREEPIPNPFSLTPDAPEPLSVLPMIVVIIDELADLMMVQGKKIEELIARLAQKARAAGIHLILATQRPSVDVITGLIKANIPTRIAFQVSSKIDSRTILDQMGAETLLGMGDMLYLPPGTGLPKRVHGAFVSDEEVHRVVEHLKEHGEPDYIEGLLEGAIEGESADGVNPATGMADAEADPLYDQAVQVIIKNRRASISSVQRHLRIGYNRAARLLEQMEQAGLVSAMQPNGNREILVPAGGAKDED